The genomic region ACAAGCGAACAATTTTGGAATTGATATTTCGGGACTAAACAGGTCCGCGAAGATTTCAATCGTCCCGGTATCGCGACCAGTGAAAACGCTCGCGAACAGCCCGCTGACTCGGTCGCCGACTCCCCAGCCGAGCGCCCGGATCACACCGCCCACCAGCGGAGTTAGAGTCTCTGAAGCCGCGTCTCTTTGCGTTCTTCATCGGCCTCAGCCTTGCGCATACGTACTCATTCCCATCGGTTTCGTATATTGCGGACTCACCGGACTCACCACAGATATCCTCACTATGATGAGTACGTCTTCACCCGACTACGACTCGAATTGACCGAAGCTGGCAGAGGGATCCTCTGGTGGGGAACTCTCAGGCACTTGTCGCCCATCGGTTGCCGCCGCGAATCCGTCTCCCCACAGCCACGCGGCAATGATAAGCGCGTAAAACCCAACGAACACTCCCACGATGCCCCCAAGGATAGGGACGATATTGAGGACGGTCACGATGAGTCCCACCACGATATTCAGCCCGATGACGTAGGCCCACGCGATCAAATACTCACGCGAAGTCACGACATCAGTGATAATGCCGAAATCGAACCCCGCACCGAATGTGCCTTTCCTCGCATAGTTGGCAACTCCTGCGAAGCCGACATACCCAAACGCGAGGGCAAGAATCCACCAG from Halococcus salifodinae DSM 8989 harbors:
- a CDS encoding DUF4013 domain-containing protein, translated to MDVDIETLARYPMESDDWIVTVLIGGFALLFSFLIVPWFVVSGYLVRAIRSGMEHAEHPPVFDEWGDLLKEGVVAGIIGFIYQLIPLVVFGVFVGGSVLALLTGSDAGAGLGFLGFFGGLFLWWILALAFGYVGFAGVANYARKGTFGAGFDFGIITDVVTSREYLIAWAYVIGLNIVVGLIVTVLNIVPILGGIVGVFVGFYALIIAAWLWGDGFAAATDGRQVPESSPPEDPSASFGQFES